From the genome of Fusarium oxysporum f. sp. lycopersici 4287 chromosome 3, whole genome shotgun sequence, one region includes:
- a CDS encoding hypothetical protein (At least one base has a quality score < 10) gives MASQLIADWQPTIDSFWDRYLRYNASLSEADQAMDRDSITMVLKLTGQGHIEEAIIECGHMWQRENERRAPSLKFAHGGCDNHPVIWILSRLYGSVKYPDLWDTCGNYCVNPAFLIMQGMARDLPTDSHALLKAFVTVTVYWLSVKNNLMITETMKYGTRLLSQIEAIPNFDSHVAVSLRNSLAVAFLRSQIDGLGKPGIDSDPGWNITWTQREAIIRAFPNSRNEGLSDLDGEMLRLFYSFIYVGLPHQLDDSKVVDDMMQLYRDREAVYSERHETSMSFIIPLLRDLVQLMRKVPGPLATQEEHGFIYDLVDFCLANGKYDQAQVLVQEFMAVPGRVIPTDSSTSREEFSSWRAPTRSVQALLAQEGTPGRHYYWEDSRLYTISIGKIEMSPAYPKDLFPKAPVKVTATPGAGLQLEISDKYLHDWSGRSDSQGLHDITQRVKRSEIWHLLQKLEMMKDWRILLGLDSQSHHPMCQRNRHPDFQDSLPHEEVCKDDMYGKSHDIREPYTYVYRFLNVSGIGDPSWMALKFPQKDGTDGNRPSTCQHGTCSYPRELSYGYKGNIQQDLDMEKLRMQYAVSDGFGTEDNNGASPTIKLAVPVIPYGHFERSRSYRCGMTYREYFDMLKENLLGGKQSSDPIIHRQKAILHSQPKSILPVWDLIRSEETSDSSKVNDLDLSFTQGFFNGIPSGTVVLNATGNEHSYGLVSTAWQEWKTYILHPVPSEVLTKAKISNIASSNVLGYIMGS, from the exons ATGGCTTCGCAGCTGATCGCTGATTGGCAGCCCACAATCGATTCCTTTTGGGACAGATACCTCAGGTATAATGCTAGCCTCAGCGAGGCTGACCAGGCGATGGATAGAGACAGCATAACTATGGTACTCAAGCTTACTGGTCAGGGACACATCGAAGAAGCCATTATCGAATGCGGCCACATGTGGCAGAGAGAAAACGAACGCAGAGCTCCCAGCCTCAAGTTTGCACATGGCGGCTGCGACAATCACCCCGTCATCTGGATTCTGTCCAGGTTATACGGGTCAGTAAAGTATCCGGATCTGTGGGACACATGTGGAAACTACTGCGTCAATCCAGCTTTTCTGATCATGCAAGGAATGGCTCGGGACCTTCCAACTGATAGCCATGCACTGCTGAAGGCATTTGTCACCGTCACGGTATATTGGCTCAGTGTCAAGAACAATCTGATGATCACTGAAACCATGAAGTACGGGACGAGACTTCTCTCTCAAATAGAGGCCATCCCTAATTTTGACAGCCATGTTGCTGTCTCACTGCGGAACTCCTTGGCTGTTGCTTTTCTCCGGAGCCAGATCGATGGCCTGGGGAAACCAGGTATCGACTCAGACCCAGGATGGAACATTACTTGGACGCAGAGAGAGGCTATCATTCGTGCATTCCCGAACAGCAGAAACGAAGGTCTCTCTGATCTAGATGGGGAGATGCTACGATTATTCTATAGCTTTATCTACGTCGGTTTGCCACACCAGCTCGACGATAGCAAAGTGGTAGATGACATGATGCAGCTATATCGCGACCGCGAAGCCGTCTATAGCGAAAGGCATGAAACTTCTATGTCCTTTATTATACCCCTCCTCAGAGATCTCGTTCAACTCATGAGGAAGGTTCCCGGCCCTCTAGCTACTCAAGAAGAACACGGCTTTATTTACGACCTGGTAGATTTTTGTCTCGCAAATGGGAAGTACGATCAAGCTCAGGTTCTTGTCCAGGAGTTTATGGCAGTGCCCGGTAGGGTCATTCCCACAGATTCATCGACTAGCAGGGAGGAGTTTTCAAGTTGGCGTGCTCCCACCCGTTCTGTCCAGGCATTACTGGCACAGGAAGGAACCCCGGGGAGACATTACTACTGGGAAGACAGCCGACTGTACACAATATCAATTGGAAAGATTGAAATGTCCCCAGCATACCCAAAGGATCTTTTCCCCAAAGCCCCAGTCAAGGTCACAGCAACGCCAGGGGCAGGCCTTCAACTTGAGATATCAGACAAGTATCTGCATGATTGGAGTGGACGCAGTGATTCACAAGGACTGCACGACATTACACAGCGGGTGAAGCGTTCGGAGATATGGCATCTCTTGCAAAAACTTGAAATGATGAAAGACTGGAGAATTCTTCTGGGGTTGGATTCGCAGTCGCATCACCCGATGTGTCAAAGGAACCGGCATCCTGATTTTCAGGACTCTTTACCGCATGAAGAAGTTTGCAAGGACGATATGTATGGGAAGTCGCAT GACATCAGAGAACCCTATACCTACGTATATCGATTCTTGAATGTTAGCGGCATCGGAGATCCAAGTTGGATGGCTTTGAAATTCCCGCAGAAGGATGGCACGGACGGGAACCGGCCATCTACCTGCCAGCACGGAACATGTTCCTATCCGAGAGAACTATCGTACGGATACAAGGGAAATATTCAACAGGACCTGGACATGGAGAAATTGAGAATGCAGTACGCTGTCAGCGACGGATTCGGGACAGAGGACAACAATGGAGCAAGCCCGACAATCAAATTGGCAGTCCCAGTGATTCCTTATGGCCATTTCGAGAGATCAAGATCTTACAGATGTGGAATGACATACAGGGAATACTTCGACATGCTGAAAGAAAATCTCTTGGGCGGTAAGCAATCCTCCGATCCGATTATTCACCGGCAGAAAGCGATTTTGCATAGTCAGCCAAAATCTATTCTTCCAGTCTGGGATCTGATTCGGTCAGAAGAG ACCTCTGATTCCAGCAAGGTAAACGACCTCGATCTTTCGTTCACCCAAGGCTTCTTCAATGGAATTCCATCGGGCACAGTTGTTCTCAATGCAACTGGGAACGAGCACTCCTACGGATTAGTGTCCACTGCCTGGCAGGAGTGGAAGACGTATATCCTTCACCCCGTTCCCAGCGAAGTTCTCACGAAAGCCAAGATCTCAAATATAGCGTCTTCTAACGTCCTTGGATACATAATGGGGAGCTAG